One window of Paenibacillus albicereus genomic DNA carries:
- the minD gene encoding septum site-determining protein MinD, with product MGEAIVITSGKGGVGKTTTSANLGTALALQGKKVAMVDTDIGLRNLDVVMGLENRIIYDLVDVAEGRVRLQQALVKDKRFDDLSMLPAAQTKDKSAVTPEQVRDIVLELKKEHDYVIIDCPAGIEQGFRNAIAGADRAIVVTTPENAAVRDADRVIGLLEQSQVPAKLVINRIKHAMVKSGDMLDIDDICQVLAIDLLGVVPDDERVIKAANSGEPTVMDPTSKAAIAYRNIARRILGDMVPLMPLDDKPGRFRKLRKFLGIG from the coding sequence ATGGGAGAAGCAATCGTCATCACATCAGGCAAGGGCGGCGTCGGCAAGACGACGACCTCCGCCAATCTGGGCACCGCCCTGGCTCTGCAGGGCAAGAAGGTCGCGATGGTCGACACCGACATCGGACTGCGCAATCTCGACGTCGTCATGGGACTCGAGAACCGCATCATCTATGACCTGGTCGACGTCGCCGAGGGACGGGTGCGGCTGCAGCAGGCGCTCGTGAAGGACAAGCGCTTCGACGACCTCAGCATGCTGCCCGCCGCCCAGACGAAGGACAAGTCCGCCGTCACGCCGGAGCAGGTGCGGGACATCGTGCTGGAGCTCAAGAAAGAGCATGACTACGTCATCATCGACTGCCCGGCCGGCATCGAGCAGGGCTTCCGCAACGCGATCGCCGGAGCCGATCGCGCGATTGTCGTGACGACGCCCGAAAATGCCGCCGTGCGCGACGCCGACCGCGTCATCGGCTTGCTGGAGCAGTCGCAGGTGCCGGCCAAGCTGGTCATCAACCGCATCAAGCACGCGATGGTAAAGAGCGGCGACATGCTCGACATCGACGACATCTGCCAGGTGCTGGCGATCGACCTGCTCGGCGTCGTTCCGGACGACGAGCGGGTCATCAAGGCCGCCAACTCCGGAGAGCCGACGGTCATGGACCCGACGAGCAAGGCGGCGATCGCCTACCGCAACATCGCCCGCCGCATCCTCGGCGACATGGTGCCGCTCATGCCGCTCGACGACAAGCCCGGGCGCTTCCGCAAGCTGCGCAAGTTTTTAGGGATTGGATGA
- a CDS encoding helix-turn-helix domain-containing protein gives MDVNYSNLRQLRIEKRLHLQEMAQALGLRTAGGYQRIETGENELKAKHIPAIAEKFEMKIHDLTDQLFFKKKVEQTSTGREVI, from the coding sequence ATGGACGTAAACTACAGCAACCTTCGCCAGCTCCGAATTGAAAAACGGCTCCATCTTCAAGAGATGGCGCAGGCTTTGGGGCTTCGTACTGCTGGTGGATATCAGCGAATCGAGACCGGTGAAAACGAGCTGAAAGCAAAGCATATTCCAGCTATTGCAGAAAAGTTTGAGATGAAAATTCATGATCTCACAGACCAGCTTTTTTTTAAGAAAAAAGTTGAGCAAACCTCAACCGGAAGGGAGGTGATCTAA
- a CDS encoding septum site-determining protein MinC codes for MTDKQHITIKGVKDGLIFLFDDACEFAELMDELQFKLEKSHQQLLSGPLVHVHVKLGSRPASEEDKEQIRSVIRQRGNLLVQTIESEAPRPDPEGASEAFKMMTGTIRSGQTVEHDGSLLLLGDLNPGGALRCTGDIYVLGALRGMAHAGSDGRTDVIIAASQLRPTQLRIADVISRPPEEWMSADASMEYAYLEDGRMQIDKMNQLVRMRKEPMLFKGV; via the coding sequence GTGACCGACAAACAGCATATTACGATTAAAGGAGTCAAGGACGGTCTCATCTTCCTCTTTGACGATGCTTGCGAATTCGCGGAGCTTATGGACGAGCTCCAGTTCAAGCTTGAAAAGTCCCACCAGCAGCTTCTGTCGGGGCCGCTGGTTCATGTACATGTGAAGCTCGGCTCCCGGCCGGCTTCCGAGGAAGACAAGGAGCAGATCCGCAGCGTCATCCGCCAGCGGGGCAACCTGCTCGTGCAGACGATCGAATCGGAGGCGCCCCGGCCTGACCCGGAGGGCGCCTCGGAGGCGTTCAAGATGATGACCGGCACGATCCGCTCGGGCCAGACGGTCGAGCATGACGGCAGCCTGCTGCTGCTCGGCGATCTCAATCCCGGCGGCGCGCTGCGATGCACCGGCGACATCTACGTGCTCGGCGCCTTGCGCGGCATGGCCCACGCCGGGTCGGACGGCCGGACGGACGTCATCATCGCCGCTTCCCAGCTGCGCCCGACGCAGCTGCGGATCGCCGACGTCATCAGCCGGCCGCCCGAAGAGTGGATGAGCGCCGACGCCTCGATGGAATACGCCTATCTGGAGGACGGGCGGATGCAGATCGACAAGATGAACCAGCTCGTGCGCATGCGCAAGGAGCCGATGCTGTTCAAAGGGGTGTAG
- a CDS encoding tyrosine-type recombinase/integrase — translation MASFTKIPANNKQGYKWVCIKDGPPDPATGARNQVKRRGDTKKEAEARCDEAIKKLGEHGLSEKDLKQLPFGRVAAEWLETYVRGGAKPGTIQRRKDSLKIIFSFMEHVNINRITPKLHQSMLNELFDSGYSKSTLDSVHVAANLVYKHALKERYIQSNPAAGATIPVKVRTVEEIENNPVENSYLERGELHQFLATVNEHGLTNDAPFFYLMAFSGLRIGEALALKWTDVDFETGNIRVTKTLYAPRNNMRTTVLLPPKTTASIREFDLDEDVMKLLKTHKAQQNQRILEKRLLTADFHNGNYVFANDSGYPTVHRQIEFRMKRLLKKSGLKKPATPHFFRHTHISMLTEAKVDLKTIMDRVGHDDPKTTLKIYTHVTEKMKKDAGQKLSSSYSDILKGLILQDS, via the coding sequence ATGGCATCATTCACGAAGATCCCGGCCAACAACAAGCAGGGCTACAAGTGGGTTTGCATCAAGGACGGCCCGCCTGATCCAGCCACCGGGGCGCGGAACCAGGTCAAGCGGCGCGGCGATACGAAGAAGGAGGCCGAGGCGCGCTGCGACGAGGCGATTAAGAAGCTGGGCGAGCATGGGCTCAGCGAGAAGGATCTAAAGCAGTTGCCGTTTGGACGGGTAGCTGCGGAATGGTTGGAGACTTACGTTCGAGGAGGAGCAAAGCCCGGGACCATCCAGCGCCGGAAGGACTCCTTGAAGATTATCTTCTCGTTCATGGAGCACGTGAATATCAACCGCATCACGCCGAAGCTGCACCAGTCGATGCTAAACGAGCTGTTTGATTCTGGCTACTCAAAATCAACGTTGGATAGCGTTCATGTCGCGGCGAACCTAGTCTACAAGCATGCGCTGAAGGAACGATACATCCAAAGCAACCCGGCTGCCGGCGCGACGATCCCGGTGAAAGTCCGCACCGTGGAGGAGATCGAAAACAATCCGGTTGAAAACAGCTATCTGGAACGCGGCGAGCTGCATCAGTTCCTGGCCACAGTAAATGAGCATGGCCTGACGAATGACGCGCCCTTCTTCTACCTCATGGCATTTTCGGGATTACGGATTGGCGAAGCGCTCGCTTTGAAATGGACAGACGTGGACTTCGAGACAGGCAACATCCGCGTGACCAAGACGCTGTACGCGCCCCGGAACAACATGAGGACGACCGTACTACTTCCGCCTAAGACAACCGCCTCCATCAGGGAATTCGACCTGGATGAGGACGTGATGAAGCTCCTGAAGACGCACAAGGCACAGCAGAACCAGCGCATCCTTGAGAAGCGGCTTCTGACTGCTGACTTCCATAACGGAAACTACGTCTTCGCTAACGACAGCGGCTATCCAACGGTTCACCGGCAGATTGAATTCAGGATGAAGCGCCTCTTGAAAAAATCCGGTCTGAAGAAGCCAGCGACTCCCCACTTCTTCCGCCATACGCATATCAGTATGCTGACCGAGGCAAAGGTCGACCTGAAGACCATCATGGATCGGGTCGGCCACGACGATCCGAAGACGACGCTGAAAATCTACACGCACGTCACGGAGAAAATGAAAAAGGATGCCGGTCAGAAGCTCAGCAGCTCCTACTCCGACATCCTTAAAGGCCTCATTCTGCAAGATTCGTGA
- a CDS encoding ImmA/IrrE family metallo-endopeptidase, producing MKIDPLGSAGRPDFKRANIMAEQILRELNDPEPAIDPFFIAARFGWKVMYESLYGPDAYTAKDVRRGNSRHIIFIADDAARGHSPLKQRRRQRYTLAHEIGHILLHSEFDWASSSDIPEFGQKLEVEAHWFASRLLMPNYGFKSVMDLTVKAVMEKFDVNISAARKRLEKLDERIRDSLTEQVIPFFVWQKPEILEDEPIDPGIWMMEVAAAAEMDVEWRVCESCQELMLRDFYGYVCFKCGKFGDQQDT from the coding sequence ATGAAGATTGACCCGCTAGGCTCCGCAGGTCGACCTGATTTCAAGCGAGCGAACATCATGGCCGAGCAGATTCTGCGCGAGCTGAACGATCCGGAACCGGCGATCGACCCGTTCTTTATTGCAGCCCGATTCGGATGGAAAGTCATGTACGAGTCGCTGTACGGGCCAGACGCCTACACTGCGAAAGATGTGAGGCGAGGTAATAGCCGCCACATCATCTTCATTGCCGACGACGCAGCGCGGGGCCACTCCCCCCTGAAGCAGCGAAGGCGCCAACGCTACACACTCGCCCATGAAATCGGGCATATTCTGCTGCATTCGGAATTTGACTGGGCAAGCAGCAGCGACATCCCAGAGTTCGGCCAAAAACTTGAGGTCGAGGCCCACTGGTTTGCAAGTCGGCTCTTGATGCCAAATTACGGTTTCAAGAGCGTCATGGACCTGACCGTGAAGGCCGTCATGGAGAAGTTTGACGTGAATATCTCGGCTGCCAGGAAGCGATTGGAGAAACTTGATGAACGGATTCGAGACAGCCTGACGGAACAAGTTATCCCATTCTTCGTCTGGCAAAAGCCCGAAATCCTGGAGGACGAGCCGATCGATCCTGGCATCTGGATGATGGAAGTCGCGGCAGCCGCTGAAATGGACGTTGAATGGCGCGTCTGCGAAAGCTGCCAAGAGCTCATGCTGCGGGACTTCTATGGTTACGTCTGCTTCAAGTGCGGGAAGTTTGGAGATCAGCAGGATACATAG
- a CDS encoding helix-turn-helix domain-containing protein, giving the protein MKKKIDVRKVVEQTGWGRQFLEGREEPAPMLGGLWGRPSGETGGAVKRGNEPAASSLHPSDGTEKARVRAGSAQSGGWTAKQQPIGEILKACRERAGMTQEQLARKLHVDRSVLAKVETGAIKNPSYVLVKQWAAATEGLEMVNMDLTGGRDGWKKLTAMEAALKQVRSVMDGMSLRKRGAAKERSGTR; this is encoded by the coding sequence GTGAAGAAGAAGATCGACGTGCGGAAGGTCGTCGAGCAGACCGGCTGGGGCCGGCAGTTCTTGGAGGGCCGTGAGGAGCCCGCGCCAATGCTGGGCGGGCTGTGGGGGAGGCCGAGCGGGGAAACGGGCGGAGCGGTCAAGCGGGGGAACGAACCAGCTGCTTCCAGCTTACATCCTTCGGACGGAACGGAAAAAGCCCGCGTTCGTGCCGGATCTGCACAAAGCGGGGGATGGACGGCGAAGCAGCAGCCGATCGGCGAGATTTTGAAGGCCTGCCGGGAGCGAGCGGGCATGACGCAGGAGCAGCTCGCACGGAAGCTGCATGTCGACCGCTCGGTGCTGGCCAAGGTCGAGACCGGCGCCATCAAGAATCCCAGCTACGTCCTTGTGAAGCAGTGGGCCGCGGCGACGGAAGGGCTGGAGATGGTGAACATGGACCTGACCGGCGGCCGGGACGGCTGGAAGAAGCTGACGGCGATGGAGGCAGCGCTGAAGCAGGTGCGGTCGGTGATGGATGGCATGTCGCTGCGGAAGCGCGGCGCGGCCAAAGAGAGGAGCGGGACGCGATGA
- a CDS encoding helix-turn-helix domain-containing protein — protein MKPPAKPYSERIKKLRKSFNMTQRQLADRLGVDNTTISKWEAGIYEPNSDLLNQLAEIFETTVDNILGRAAAGPAPGDHEREFNFFETNDVQFIARSQKNLSPEAFRKMQELAKKAREIFDEDED, from the coding sequence GTGAAGCCTCCGGCAAAACCCTATTCGGAGAGAATTAAGAAGCTTCGAAAGTCATTCAATATGACTCAGCGACAACTTGCAGACCGACTTGGGGTCGATAACACCACAATTTCTAAATGGGAAGCTGGCATTTATGAGCCCAATTCAGACCTGCTAAACCAGCTTGCTGAGATTTTTGAAACGACGGTGGATAACATTTTAGGACGAGCTGCAGCAGGTCCTGCACCTGGCGACCATGAAAGGGAATTCAACTTCTTTGAAACTAATGACGTCCAGTTCATCGCTCGCTCTCAAAAAAACCTCTCTCCCGAGGCCTTCCGCAAAATGCAGGAGCTTGCCAAGAAAGCTCGGGAAATCTTCGACGAGGATGAAGATTGA
- a CDS encoding DNA-binding protein, translating into MLEVKFDEDQLNRIINAAVDKALERHSLQNSLPPILNRQQFMELMDIGGTKATELFNREDFPVTRVAGTPRVLTHLLLEWCERHTDWTEKNAGPGWKRRRGGHAS; encoded by the coding sequence ATGCTTGAGGTGAAATTCGATGAAGATCAGCTGAACCGCATCATCAACGCCGCGGTGGACAAGGCGCTTGAGCGGCACAGCCTGCAGAACAGCCTGCCGCCGATCCTGAACCGGCAGCAGTTCATGGAGCTGATGGATATCGGCGGAACGAAGGCGACCGAGCTCTTCAATCGGGAGGATTTCCCGGTAACGCGGGTGGCTGGCACACCTCGAGTGCTGACGCATCTGCTCCTGGAGTGGTGCGAGCGGCATACGGACTGGACCGAGAAGAACGCGGGGCCGGGCTGGAAGCGCCGGAGAGGCGGTCATGCCTCGTGA
- a CDS encoding FtsW/RodA/SpoVE family cell cycle protein, which translates to MINKLKKMDVGILTLLVCFMAISAILLYSVGMADPYYATAYKKTLVFYALGFGVLLMSTLVDYRLVLKAWPVIYGVGVILLVAVKFAGKKINGASGWFTIGELSFQPAELGKIVLIIAVAYMMGRRQGEKLQVVRDLMPIAAVAGLPFLLVVIQPDLGNAIIYLVILLGMLWIGNVKYSHVLLGLAVVVGTLTLFVTLFTTYNDQIKQYAEKHDVTHWYERINTFVDPDNADPDARYQSRNARIAVGSGGLTGDGFLEGDSKNRGVVPYTYSDSIFVVVGEEFGFQGSAVLLLLYFLLIYRMIMIAFQCYDLRGAFIIIGIASMYVFQVFQNVGMMIGIMPITGITLPFVSYGGTSLLLNMLCVGLVFSIRAHQERYQLEN; encoded by the coding sequence GTGATCAACAAGCTCAAGAAAATGGATGTCGGCATCCTCACGCTGCTCGTCTGCTTCATGGCGATCAGTGCGATCCTCTTGTACAGCGTCGGAATGGCCGACCCATACTATGCCACCGCGTACAAGAAGACGCTGGTGTTCTACGCGCTCGGATTCGGTGTTCTGCTGATGTCTACGCTGGTCGACTACCGCCTCGTGCTGAAGGCATGGCCCGTCATCTACGGCGTCGGCGTCATCCTGCTCGTCGCCGTCAAGTTCGCCGGAAAAAAGATCAATGGTGCCTCGGGCTGGTTCACGATCGGCGAGCTGAGCTTCCAACCGGCGGAGCTCGGCAAGATCGTGCTCATCATCGCCGTCGCCTACATGATGGGGCGCAGGCAAGGGGAGAAGCTGCAGGTCGTCCGCGACCTGATGCCGATCGCCGCTGTGGCCGGACTGCCTTTCCTGCTCGTCGTCATCCAGCCGGACCTCGGCAACGCCATCATCTATCTCGTCATCCTGCTCGGCATGCTCTGGATCGGCAACGTCAAGTATTCGCATGTGCTGCTCGGCCTCGCCGTCGTCGTCGGCACGCTGACGCTGTTCGTCACGCTGTTCACGACCTACAACGACCAGATCAAGCAATACGCCGAGAAGCATGACGTCACCCACTGGTACGAGCGGATCAACACGTTCGTCGATCCCGACAATGCCGACCCGGACGCCAGGTATCAGTCCCGCAACGCCCGCATCGCGGTCGGCAGCGGCGGCTTGACCGGCGACGGCTTCCTCGAGGGCGATTCCAAAAATCGCGGCGTCGTGCCGTATACGTATTCGGACTCGATTTTCGTCGTCGTCGGAGAGGAGTTCGGCTTCCAGGGCTCGGCGGTGCTGCTGCTGCTGTATTTCCTGCTGATCTATCGGATGATTATGATCGCCTTCCAGTGCTACGACCTGCGAGGGGCGTTCATCATCATCGGCATTGCCTCGATGTACGTGTTCCAGGTGTTCCAGAACGTCGGGATGATGATCGGCATCATGCCGATCACCGGCATCACGCTGCCGTTCGTCAGCTATGGCGGCACGTCGCTATTGCTCAATATGCTATGCGTGGGGCTGGTTTTCAGCATCCGCGCGCATCAGGAGCGGTACCAATTGGAGAACTGA